A region of the Methanobacterium sp. genome:
CCAAATATCTACCTATCTTGACTAAGAAAAAAACAAATCTCCTAATAAAATGAGATCAATCAAGAAGGATATGGTTTTAGTGATTTGATGGTCAACTCACTACCACTACAGTGAGTGGGCTAATCAAACATTTATTTTATAATAAATTCACTATTTTTTTTGTAATCTATGCTCTAAAATCCCACCACAATGGCATTCACAGATAAAGTCACCAGGTGATTCCCCAGTTTTAAGCTGGTAGTAGTCACCACAACTGTCACAAACCAGATAACCAGGGTTTAGATCCTTTTCTTTTTCAAACTCCATTATTTGGTTGACTATTTCCCAGGAAATTTCAGGACGGTGATGTGCACTGGTTTTTTCATTTTTACCCCTATCTATTCGGTATTTATCACTGGTGGGGATAGTATCGTTACTTGATGGATGGATATTTACTGTAGATTTATCTTGTGTTCTTTTGTTTTTAGATTCTCGGAGTGACTTTAATTTTTCACGGATTTGGGTGGTGTATGATTTTTTCGCATCCACTGGAGTTCCACAAGATAAACAGTAAGGTCTGCCAGGGGGAACTTCTTTAAGACATTTAGGGCACAATTTATCGGAAGAAGCGTTGGAATTAATTCGGCTACTGCACACTGGGCAATACACCAAGTCAGAACCTATTTCAGAATAACATCGGGGGCAAGTTGTTATTTCACGTTCATTGATGATTTTTTTGGTTTTTGTTCGGCACTCTTTACAAAAATCAATATCAGCATCAAATTCTGCATAACAATTAGGGCAGACACTTCTCTTATTCTCTGTGTCTGGCTTGTTTTTAGGGAGGGGGTTACCACATTTTGTGCAATATTTACTCCCCACTGGAAATATAGCATTGCAATTATTGCATTGGAGAGTGTTATCTCCTTCACCATTCATTGGATGATCCTCACCAAATGTTGACTTGATTTATAGCTTGGTCTATTTTTTAATCATGATAAGGATTAATAAAGGTAGAATTGCACCAAATAAATTTAGTAGGGCAATGGTTAGGTCGTTGATTAGTATATTGCCTATCACTAGGGAAATAACTCCGATAACATATAAAACCAAGAAGTACAAGTTAATATTGGGATCTTTCTGGATCACGGTTTTATAGAACTGAATTATCCACCCTATCACTATCACTATCATTCCTGCTGTTAAATACATAAAAAAAACCTCTTTTAATTTGTATAATTACAAAGTCATTCGTATAATTTATATATTATAAAGAATTTATCAACTTTACTTTTTTTTTGATTTATATTTTCTGATTCTTTGAGGTTAGGTTAGTGATAATTTTGTATATATCCATTTAGATATAATATAAATTTCGTGGTAATTGATTTTAAAATTCTGAAGATTAGTTTTAACGGGTTATATCAATTCTAAGGTGGTTTCCAATATGTATGTTTTATAGTAATAGTCTCATTTTTTTTCAATGAATTTAATATAGGTGTGAGAAATATTACTTTTGTCTAAAACTAAAATTTTGTTCAGAGAATATTTTATACTACTATAACCGGAGGATTAACATGGTGTTATTCAAGAAGATAAAAGAAATTAGTAAGACTAAAGTAAAAAATGATAAAGGTTACTTGGTGTGTAATGATTGTGGAGGTTATTATAAACTAAAAGCAGAAGAATCACCCAGTGATTTCGTGGCTTGTGAATGTGGTGGAAAACTGAAACACAAAAAAAAGTTAAAAACACCAGATTAAAATCTAACAAAACCTTGCAACATATTCGAGAAAAATAAGCATTAATCAAGAGATACTGGAACAGTAGAATAGAAGATATCCACAATCTCGTAGCAAATAAAATCGTTGCAAAAAAGGAAAAGTCTTAATTTATTCCTATTATCCCTATTAATCCTTGATTAATATGAAATCACCTTTACGGTGACATGCAAATATACCTTTTACTGTGTAATAGGGCCCATGTTCTGAATCTTCTTTTACAACATTTCCTGCACCTACAAACATTACACTCTCAATATCATGGGGTTTGATTCCAGTTTCCTTCTCCAAAGCTAATAAAACAGTTTCTTTAATTGATTCAGAGAATTGTATTTCAACATCATCATAAGCAGCATCAGTCATTTCATATCACCTAAAAATCAATTGTTATAGGTGATTAATAAAAATGATGGGTTATAACCCTAAAAAACTTAAGCACATTGCGACTTAAAATTATTTATATCAAATAAAAGAATTTCTAAATATAAATCACTTCACCCCCTAGATAATTTTTGAAAACTTTTTACAAGCAGCAGGGGTTAACATAGATGGATGGTATAAAAAATGGGTTATTTAGTTTGCAATCAGTGCGGCGGCTACTACCAACTTCAAGAAGGAGAAAAACCAACAGATTTTAGTGATGAATGTGAATGTGGTGGGAAATTATACTACACAGAAACTTTCAACAACCCTGAAGAACCCGTAACCTGTCCCTATTGTGGGAGCAAAACCCATGATGATGCCAGTATTTGCCCAAAATGTGGTGAAAACTTGGTTTTCAAATCAGGTAATGATGATCTAGGACATTTATATGAAGAAGAAAAACTACTCCATAAAAAAAGAAAAACCATCCAAGAGTATGGGACTGGTTTAAAAGCAAAATCTAAACGAAAAGAGCTAAAGCATGCTTTCGATCTTCAAGAAATTCTAGATTTAAGGGAATCATACTTGATTAAAGCTAAAGATAAATCTATTATAATTCTTAAATATGGATTGGAAGATGATAATGGGCGATTCATAAGTTTCGAAGATATTACGGCTGCTGAAATAGTTGAAGGTGTTCGTCAGGAAAAATCAGGATTTGACCGTTTGATTAAAACTGGTACTTCCCTTTTTGATTCGGGTAAAAAAAATCTTAAAATAAATCACACCGATGGGGAAATCTTCCTGGCAGGTGTGAAAAAGGGTGATGCCACTAAACTGGTTAGTTTTCTAAATCGAAAGCTTAACCTATGAAAAAAAGCTTAACCTATGAAAAACTATCATTATAATGATAATTGAAGGTATCATTAACAATCCCCCCTAACAGCTAGAGTTATCTATACTAGGAACACTCATCCAGTGATCTGGTTTTGGACATAGGATTATAAATGTATGGTAAAATCAATCCATACTATCCAATAAATTAAAGTTTATATACAATTTTTATGATTGTCAGTTTTAAATTAATGGAAGGTACTATACATGGGACAACGAGTTTGCAAGGAATGTGGATTGGAAAATGAGGAAAATGCGGAGTATTGTATGGAATGCGGATCCAAACTGCATCCAGCGAATATTCACAATGACCAAGAAAATCCTCTCTTAGATTTTTTATCGAAAAACTCCAAGACCCTAATATTTATCGTGGCCATGGTCGCTCTTTTAGGGGTTACTATCGAATTTTTAGGCTTTATGAATGAATACAATGAAGCATCAGGGCCTTACCTAACAAATTTAAACCAATCCAATGAGCAAACAATTCAAAAGGCACAATGGCATCAAGTATCCAACTACACCGGCACTGGAAATACCCACTATTCATTTACCATTAAGGGTGAAAAATTCAGGCTGGTACTTAATGCCACACCCACTCGAAATTATAACACCAACTTCATGAAAGTGGATGTTAAAGATGCACGTAACATTCTAGACTCTGGGAAGCTAAACTGGGGACCAAGATCAGCAGTGAAAAGTAAAGAAAAAACAATCAACATCACTGCCCCACCTGGAAAATACTATATCAATGTGCAAACCAAAGATTTGAAAAAATGGAAAGTCACAGTCTATGACTATTATTAGTATACTGACATTGGGGGAGGATACATGAATAGGATACTTCATAACTTGGTTATAAGTAGATAATAACTACTCCTTTCGGCACACATCCTTGTTATTAATCTTAAACTTAATAACATCTTTTTTTATTATTGCTACAATAAATTATAAGACATCCTATGGACTAAACATAATTTTAACGATAATTACCAAGAGAATTAACAATTTAATAATATATTTAATTATTGTAGGGGATGCTAAATTGCACCAAAAAGATAAACATCCACAAGAGGCTAGAATAGATTTTATTAAGAAAAAACCTTGGAATAGATCAGAAAAATAACGTTATCGTTTTAACAACCCAAAATCATGACACTCTAAAAGTTAATGACACTTATCACAAATTGTTCAAAGTTTCAGGGGAAAAAATAATATGAAACAAAATATATCTGGTGTTGATGATCAAACAGAACTAGATTTAGTTAAAAGTTTAGAAGAACGTGTGAAAGAGTTGAATTGTCTCTATGGTGTTTCTAAGTCACTATCTTCCAATGATAAATCCTTAGATGAAGTTTTGAATGAAGTTGTTAATATTATTATTCCTGCATTCCAATACCCTGAACTAACTTGTGTTAGGATAATAATAAATGGAATGGAATTTAAAACCAACCCCTTCCAAGAGACTCAATGGAAAATATCATCTGAATTATCAACTCCTGAAGAAAAAATAGGTGTTCTAGAAGTATTTTACATAGAAAATGTCCATAATGAATTGGGAGATCCTTTCCTTAAGGAAGAAAAAGATTTAATTAAGTATATATCCATTGAATTAATGAGATTTTTAAGACGGAAAAAAGCTGAAACCTTACTGAAGGAAAGTGAAGAGAACCTTCGTCTAATTCTAACATCCGCAGCTGAAGCTATTTATGGATTAGATCAGGATGGTAATTGTACATTCTGCAATCCGGCTTGTATTCACCTATTGGGTTATGAGAATCCTGAAGAATTACTGGGAAAGAATATGCATAATCTTATTCATGCTCATGATCAAATTTCCCCTAATACTGGAAGCTGCCCAGTTGATCAGTCTTATAAAACTGGAGAACGGGTTCATTCGGATAATATTGTGTTTTGGAGGAAGGATGGTAGCTATTTTAATGCTGAGTGCTGGTCATATCCCAAAATTAGGGATGGTGAAATTGTTGGGGCTGTTGTAACCTTTGTAGATATCACAAAACGTTTAGATATTGAAAAGGACAGGGACCGTTTATTTAATTTTTCAATAGATATGTTGTGTATTGCTGGCTTTGATGGGTACTTTAAAAAATTAAACCCTGCTTGGGAGAAAACCCTTGGCTGGACCACAACTGAACTCACTTCTAAACCATACTTAGAATTTGTACACCCCGAAGACCGCAAATCAACCATTAAAGCTGTAGAAGGTGTTGAAAAAGGTCATAATATATTAAAATTCGATAACCGGTATTTATGTAAGGATGGTTCCTACAAATGGATTTCATGGAACACTTATTTAATGCCAGAGGAAGGATTGGTGTTTGGAGTAGCACGTGATGTAACTGAACTTAAAAAAAATGAAGAAGCTTTAAAAGAAAATGAAAAAAAATATAGGAAAATTTTTGAAAATGTGCAGGATGTTTTCTACCAGACCAACCTTGAAGGAATAATAACCGAAATAAGTCCATCAATTGAAAGATATTCCAATTATAAACCCAATGAACTCATTGGAAAACCTGTCCAACTGGTGTATTCGGACCCTGAAGATAGAAACGAGCTTTTAAAAGCTATCGAGGAAGACGGTGAAGTTTCAGACTATGAAGTTACACTGGTAAACAAAGATAAAGACTTACTTAACATATCAGTCAACGCTCATTATCTGTTTAACTCACAAAACCAGCCTATCGGTATTGAAGGTTCTTTAAGGGATATTAGTGATAGGAAAAAAGTAGAACTAGCACTGCGAAAATCTTTGGAAGAAAAAGAATTGCTAGTAAAGGAAATACATCATCGAGTGAAAAACAATTTAATGGTCATATCCAGCCTTCTGAACCTCCAATCCAGATATATTAAAGATAAAAAGGCTTTAAGCATGTTTAGGGAAAGTCAGAACAGGGCTAAATCAATGGCCCTAATACACGAACGACTGTACCGCTCAACTGATTTAAAAAGCATTGATTTTGGTGATTACATCCGTACTCTGGCAATGGACCTTTACCGCACCTATGTGACTGAACCTGAACGTGTGAAAATAGATATGAATGTTGAAAATATCATGATCGACATAAACACAGCCATCCCCCTAGGATTGATAATAAATGAACTTTTATCCAACTCCATGAAACACGCCTT
Encoded here:
- a CDS encoding PAS domain S-box protein, with translation MKQNISGVDDQTELDLVKSLEERVKELNCLYGVSKSLSSNDKSLDEVLNEVVNIIIPAFQYPELTCVRIIINGMEFKTNPFQETQWKISSELSTPEEKIGVLEVFYIENVHNELGDPFLKEEKDLIKYISIELMRFLRRKKAETLLKESEENLRLILTSAAEAIYGLDQDGNCTFCNPACIHLLGYENPEELLGKNMHNLIHAHDQISPNTGSCPVDQSYKTGERVHSDNIVFWRKDGSYFNAECWSYPKIRDGEIVGAVVTFVDITKRLDIEKDRDRLFNFSIDMLCIAGFDGYFKKLNPAWEKTLGWTTTELTSKPYLEFVHPEDRKSTIKAVEGVEKGHNILKFDNRYLCKDGSYKWISWNTYLMPEEGLVFGVARDVTELKKNEEALKENEKKYRKIFENVQDVFYQTNLEGIITEISPSIERYSNYKPNELIGKPVQLVYSDPEDRNELLKAIEEDGEVSDYEVTLVNKDKDLLNISVNAHYLFNSQNQPIGIEGSLRDISDRKKVELALRKSLEEKELLVKEIHHRVKNNLMVISSLLNLQSRYIKDKKALSMFRESQNRAKSMALIHERLYRSTDLKSIDFGDYIRTLAMDLYRTYVTEPERVKIDMNVENIMIDINTAIPLGLIINELLSNSMKHAFPGKKEGEINLEFGIKDDEHFLIIRDDGIGFPSDVDYKNTSSLGLQLVNTLTRQINGEIELDATNGTKFIIKFKEMEY
- a CDS encoding zinc ribbon domain-containing protein gives rise to the protein MGQRVCKECGLENEENAEYCMECGSKLHPANIHNDQENPLLDFLSKNSKTLIFIVAMVALLGVTIEFLGFMNEYNEASGPYLTNLNQSNEQTIQKAQWHQVSNYTGTGNTHYSFTIKGEKFRLVLNATPTRNYNTNFMKVDVKDARNILDSGKLNWGPRSAVKSKEKTINITAPPGKYYINVQTKDLKKWKVTVYDYY